From Diospyros lotus cultivar Yz01 chromosome 4, ASM1463336v1, whole genome shotgun sequence, a single genomic window includes:
- the LOC127800114 gene encoding organelle RRM domain-containing protein 2, mitochondrial has protein sequence MALFWPPSASLISCIRLGRNSRISKPFSSEAVVSILPIFKISEIPSSSSPNFLNPNPFLQSLHCCANSSSSVEPAKSPFTIVFVKGLPKATSEGTLKTAFSQFGEVSRVKVITDKKSKQSLGFAYIWFASEEAAQTAVREMNGKFFDGRFVLVTIAKPGSCTTQVKARPYKF, from the exons ATGGCTCTGTTTTGGCCACCTTCTGCATCCTTGATTTCATGCATTCGGTTGGGCAGAAATTCCAGAATCTCCAAGCCCTTTTCTTCTGAAGCTGTGGTTTCAATATTACCTATCTTTAAGATTTCAGAAATACCAAGTTCTTCATCTCCcaatttcttaaaccctaaCCCGTTTCTTCAGAGTCTCCATTGTTGCGCCAACTCGAGCTCCTCAGTTGAGCCCGCTAAATCTCCTTTCACGATAGTCTTCGTAAAAG GGCTTCCAAAAGCAACATCTGAGGGAACGTTGAAGACGGCATTTTCACAGTTCGGGGAAGTTAGCCGTG TTAAAGTCATAACTGATAAAAAGAGTAAGCAGTCTTTGGGATTTGCCTACATATGGTTTGCGAGCGAGGAGGCTGCCCAAACAGCTGTTAGAGAGATGAATGGAAAG TTTTTTGATGGCAGGTTTGTTTTGGTTACAATTGCGAAGCCTGGATCTTGCACGACCCAAGTAAAGGCACGACCATACAAGTTCTAG
- the LOC127800249 gene encoding adenylate isopentenyltransferase 5, chloroplastic, with protein MIRISLSACKQAQPLVGFPGGLNMEPFITRRRKDKVVVVMGATGTGKSRLSIDLAARFPAEIVNSDKMQVYKGLDILTNKVSEEECHGIPHHLLGFVDPSADFTAADFRQHASLAIDAIVSRDRLPIIAGGSNSYIKALVNDDIEFQSKYDFCFLWVDVSLPVLHSFVSERVDRMIRDGLVNEVREIFDPKADYTRGIRRAIGVPEMDEFLRAESTGDEETKATLLREAIEKIKSNTCKLACCQLQNILRLQNQMERNLHRIDATEAFLKRRGKAGGAWESLVAEPSTMIVDQFLFQDDFVAAAIASVSAPSSIIGATPAAVAAATH; from the coding sequence atgataagaatctctctctctgcctGCAAGCAGGCGCAGCCCCTGGTGGGCTTCCCGGGGGGGCTGAACATGGAACCATTCATCACTCGGCGGCGCAAGGACAAGGTAGTGGTGGTTATGGGCGCCACGGGCACCGGAAAATCCAGGCTCTCCATCGACCTCGCTGCCCGCTTCCCCGCTGAGATTGTCAATTCCGACAAAATGCAAGTCTACAAAGGCCTCGACATACTCACCAACAAAGTCAGCGAAGAAGAGTGCCATGGCATCCCCCACCACTTGCTCGGCTTCGTCGACCCTAGTGCCGACTTCACCGCCGCCGATTTCCGCCAGCACGCGTCGCTAGCCATCGACGCCATCGTCAGCCGCGACCGCCTCCCGATCATCGCCGGCGGATCCAATTCGTACATCAAGGCCCTGGTGAACGACGACATTGAATTCCAGTCTAAATACGATTTCTGCTTTCTCTGGGTTGACGTTTCCTTGCCCGTTCTTCACTCATTCGTATCGGAGCGAGTCGACCGGATGATCAGAGACGGTTTGGTAAACGAAGTCAGGGAAATCTTCGATCCGAAAGCGGATTATACCCGCGGGATCCGCCGAGCTATTGGAGTTCCGGAAATGGACGAGTTTTTGAGAGCCGAATCGACCGGCGATGAAGAAACCAAGGCGACTCTGCTCCGAGAAGCGATCGAGAAGATCAAGTCGAACACCTGCAAATTAGCTTGCTGCCAGTTGCAGAACATTCTCAGGCTGCAGAACCAGATGGAAAGGAACCTCCACCGGATCGACGCGACGGAGGCGTTCCTGAAGCGGCGGGGCAAAGCCGGCGGCGCCTGGGAGAGCCTGGTGGCGGAGCCAAGCACCATGATTGTGGACCAATTCCTCTTCCAGGACGACTTCGTGGCCGCCGCCATCGCCTCCGTCTCCGCCCCTAGCTCCATCATAGGCGCCACCCCGGCCGCCGTCGCCGCCGCAACTCACTAG